In Palaemon carinicauda isolate YSFRI2023 chromosome 28, ASM3689809v2, whole genome shotgun sequence, a single genomic region encodes these proteins:
- the LOC137621736 gene encoding uncharacterized transmembrane protein DDB_G0289901-like, producing the protein MGEQVCKCGSEWGRFGSEWGTKCGSEWGSNFGSEGGNKCGNEWRSKCANVGVNGGTSVGVNGRASVEVNGRASVEVNGGASVGGNGVASVGVNGVASVGVNGVTSVGVNGGASVGVNGGTSVGMDRASLGVNGGASLGLNGGASVGVNGEQVWSDWGSNCANVGVNGGTSVQM; encoded by the coding sequence atgggtgagcaagtgTGCAAATGTGGGAGTGAATGGGGCAGGTTTGGGAGTGAATGGGGGACCAAGTGTGGGAGTGAATGGGGGAGCAACTTTGGGAGTGAAGGGGGGAACAAGTGTGGGAATGAATGGAGGAGCAAGTGTGCAAACGTGGGAGTGAATGGAGGAACCAGTGTTGGAGTGAATGGGAGAGCCAGTGTGGAAGTGAATGGGAGAGCAAGTGTGGAAGTGAATGGGGGAGCAAGTGTTGGAGGGAATGGTGTGGCAAGTGTGGGAGTGAATGGTGTGGCAAGTGTGGGAGTGAATGGTGTGACAAGTGTGGGAGTCAATGGAGGAGCAAGTGTGGGAGTGAATGGGGGAACAAGTGTGGGAATGGATAGGGCAAGTTTGGGAGTGAATGGGGGAGCAAGTTTGGGATTGAATGGGGGAGCAAGTGTGGGAGTGAATGGGGAGCAAGTGTGGAGTGATTGGGGTAGCAATTGTGCAAATGTGGGAGTGAATGGGGGAACAAGTGTGCAAATGTGA
- the LOC137621735 gene encoding uncharacterized protein, giving the protein MILMFREKPFGLTADISKAFLRIEIVTEQRDFCRFLFSEDPEMTRIVAYRFKVILFGATSSPYLLNQTIQHHLDSQSSRFVSTPKTSFYIDDFQRCYVNLKDLLSERPLIEALMLKANMPLAKWTTNAPLNGDFTKRGIQDYLSFEWNTVNDTLNVILPPELEISKLFIQKLWMTDKGWDTPIDPEPVQELSDIIKRYKGLEQIKVPRNAHDGSQPALHNFDDASKLAFGVAAYTVTQEATRAVALEVTSSLTVIEFWSIWCATLSLT; this is encoded by the exons atgattttaatgttccgcgagaagccctttggtttaactgcagatatttccaaggcattccttcgcaTAGAGATTGTCACAGAACAGAGAGATTTCTGTCGCTTTCTTTTCTctgaagatccagaaatgacaaggatcgtcgcatatcgatttaaagtTATTCTGTTTGGTGCCACCTCGAGCCCCTACctgcttaaccaaactatccaacatcatttggacagtcagtccagtagatttGTGTCGACACCCAAAACCAGCTTCTATATTGATGactttcaacgctgttatgtcAACCTCAAAGACcttctgagtgagaggcccctcattgaggcacttatgttaaaggctaacatgccgttagccaaatggacgactaatgcccctcttaacGGCGATTTCACTAAAAGAGGCATTCAGGATTACCTCAGTTTTGAATGGaatactgttaatgataccttgaatgttatattaccccctgaattagagataa gcaaactcttcattcaaaaactgtggatgactgataagggctgggacacccctattgacCCTGAGCCAGTTCAAGAActaagtgatatcatcaaaaggtacaaaggtcttgaacaaattaaagtccctcgtaatgcgcatgatggcagtcaaccagcattgcacaaTTTTGAcgatgcttccaagctcgctttcggagtagcCGCTTACAcagtcacccaggaag caaccagagccgtagctctagaagtcacaagTTCATTAACGGTCATTGAATTTTGGTCGATTTGGTGTGCCacactgtcgttaacgtaa